The DNA window agattcacgtttgaccttttgtcttatctaaaaaattatataattataattattttgttataatatgatttaattattataggaattaagtatgttttataattttgcatatttaaatataaattctgaataaaacgaatggttaaacatagatcatataataaaatacgGAGAAAATACTTGACACCTGGACGATCTCTACCGTCAAACTtcataaagtttatttaggGGCGGAGGAACAGAGGTTGGTCACGTTCTTTTTTCATGATTGATATTGGACGACACGATTTTCAACATAGCAAACGATATGTTTTCTgtataaaattgtatatataaaaaagtttgtcGTCGGACCTTTCTAAACCAAATTTCAGTGGGGACTCCATCCGTTCCAAATGTAcgtatttttatgatttatatctTATACCATAAATAAGTATTTTTGGCACTACTTAGAGTGCTATTTATTTCATTGATCacctcttatttaaaattcttcttattttatccACACTTACCTCTCATACATATTAAGGGACATCATAACCTTTTCCTATTAATATTAACCCAtactaaataatttgtaaatgattatattttaaaacatatgcaCCACATCTGTCCAAgaaaaaacttcattttttctctctctcacgtATACCAATATACAAcaaaaagactaaaatgcCCTTTGCTTTTTATAACTCCAATGAACATTTGCTCCACTTCGTCAAACTCCAACAAACTTATCCATTACTTTCTCAAATTCTAATAAACTTGTCCCTCATTTTCTCAAACTATAATACAATGactattctaaaaataaattttttgtggGATGAATAAAATTGGTAaagatataattattttcGGACAAAAGACGTAGTAGTTAGTTTAGTTATCTATATCCTCCTATAGCTATCACAAGACCAGGTAATCAGGAAAATCTGAAAAGCTAAAAGAAAGATCCCCGAATAATTAAGAATTATTGTTTGTAGTTTATGcaattttgattattttagtGAGCAGCCCCTTAATTGGTCCTGCCCCCTCTAATTATTCAGCCCAAGCTCCGCCCCTGTAAAGTTGACcactaacatatttaaaaCTATATAGATTTCAGCTTCAAAAACTGcttaattataatattaattatataaaatcataaaaaagcAATTACCAGTTGTACAGCTAGAAATAAAGTCTTTGTTATACAGAGATAATAATTGTTCTAAGTCACAACTCTTTGGccgtaaaaataaaaatgactaTCAAGAAATATAGTGTATACCTTATTAGATATATCCAATTTAATATCATACAAAAGCCTAATACAAGCTAGATCTCATACATGGCAATTAGCTAATAGCTCTATAGGGCACTAGTTACTTTCtagttattaatatatttataatcagTCAGATGACCCTGACccactgtttattttttttaaaaagataaatgtcAAACCACAAGTCCCTACACCCTAGTGCTTTACTCTTATGATCGAGCAGGAGATGATAAGAATTGATTGATATTTAGTTCAAACAATGTACGTTgtaatttaaacaaataatttttttttgaaatggcATTCACACATGCTTTGAATCCTGCATTGCTGTGATCAACAGGAGCCTGCAGCTGGGCGCTGACAGCAGACAGGATAATACTGGATCAACCTCAATTATTATCGATATCGTAATAAAAACTGGCACAATGGCATGCATGACACAAATTAATCAGGCCTGCATCGTGATGCAGCCCAGAAGATCGTGTCAATCGATGCGTACGTGGGTCAAGTCGATCTGACAAACTTGTGCTAAGAACAGAGGCTGATCAGGTTCAGACGAgggtatatataattaatcagCTTGTTGATGTTTATTTAATGGGCCAACCTCTTTGTCGATCGATCTTCAGCTAAATCAATTGACTGGGGACAAACGCTGCTGTAAGGAAGAATTTCTCTCTTATCCTGCTTTCAGCAAACAGCCTAATCTTTTGGTTTCTtccaaaattgaattttttaactctaaatttaaaattgattttagggtttcttttctcatagtttgttttttaaccttttcttttaaataagtaagaacatgtatataaaatttttatccataaattattgtgtttgtaaatatatcatttttccttttctctcaaAAGCCAAATGATCGCCACCAAAATGTTGCTGGTCCTCTCAGGGCACTTTGcaacatgaaaatttttcattgattaattatatacttttGGAAAAAGTATACTTTTGGAAAAAGTATACCCAAAATTTGAgtagatatatttttggaaaaacatTTCTAGGAAATTTCCGGAgaacacaaagaaaaaaaagttaacaacaAAGTGCACAGGCTTCAAAGTGTTTAAGTGCATTTAGAAAATCTACTAAAGTAGAAAGACCACCTAAGTAGGTCCCATCTATACGAAATACTCAGCCTATATACATTGAGATACCCTAACGAATTTTCTCATAAAAAAGTCCTTATAGCTCCATACGGCCCATATGACTCCTTATGGGCCTATATATTTTGGGCCGCTTCGAGAACATGCACGCTCTAACGGGCCGTACTGGGCCGCGTGGGAGAAGAAGCGAACTGGGGAGGGGTATTGGGCCGGTGCCTACTGGGCTGCTCAGAACGAGGAGGGGGACCGTGCCCTTTCACATTTTCCACGAATTGCTCCATGTTTCCAAAGTAACCATCGTTTGgcctttttaatgaaaaagtgaaatgtcatatttataaaataaaattagtttatgaataaaatttttatatacgtgttcttaaaCCACCATGAAAAagcataaaatcaactttaaatttaaaattagaaaattaaatttcgcTAATAAGCATAGGCACGAGTGAAAAGAGGAGGGTGCAAATACGCTGCACTGTTCTCACTCCAACTGAATGATTCTGCAACTACTCTATGTCTTTTGTGAAGCTTCCCATCAGCACTGTATGATAACAAAGCATCATATATTCTCTTCCGTGTATCATTTGTACGCTCTCTGGACGAAGTGTTATTTGACATTCCGTTATCATCAGCATACTTCTGATTCACCTGTTGTTCAGTGAACATAAGAATTCaatattcattttctttttttttttgcatgccaACAGCAAAGAAGTATTCCAACTTAGAGCGAGTCCACCATCTGCATTTGGCAAAACATGATTTTGGATATCTTATTCAGCTGGTTCATTGTTCAAGTCAAACTTCTTCCTCCTAAACATTGATTGGTGAAATTGAACTTTTGTAGTGGATTTATCACCGAGACCTCAGCATCTGcaacaattttattatttttggaccAAACAAGAACGATAGAAATGTAAAGCTAGCTAACCTTCTCAGTAGGCATCATCAATAACAGGGAGCAAAGAAAGCCACGATTGTGAGTTTACCTTTGGAAGCTGATGGTGTTTGCCCTTCCACATATAAAATTCGATTCAAGTCAGTGTCCTCATCCAAGTCCATCTTAGCTGAATGCTTCAACGACCTGGTAGAGCCCAATGTTCACTGAACAACAGGTGCATGCAATAAAAACGGATCACTTTGGCCTGTATTGCACAGACCAATGCTGAATAGTGAATAGAGTAAAAATGAATGTCACTTTGGCCTGTATTGCCCACTTGTTCACGCATTACCTGATGGTCACGCGATCAAAACAAGTACTAGAGAAGGGCGCGACGGCCCAGTGTAttcccctgcattgtaatcacACCTCATAGTGATTATTGTCGGTTGACGTCCGTGGTTTTTCCCGTAAGGGTTTTCTACGTCAAATTTGCTTCTCGGTTATCTAGCCAATTTCCCTAACATGCAACAATATAcaggagaaaaacaaaacagaaaaaataaaaataacacaccTAAAAAAGAAGCACCAGAAGGACCAGGAAAATATTGACACAGATCATTTGAATGGGAAAGAAATAGCTTATTCTACATGTGTGTGTTttggttggaaaaaaaatagatttcttTATGCTGAAAtaattgaattaaaaaaatcgtgaAGCACTTAAAGGGATATTTAGCTGCAGTACATCCCTTATTTGTGCTTTAAATCGTGCAATTCACAAGGATTGAAGCATAGAAGAGGTTCTAAATACAATATCATCTGGTTTATACTCTTCTTCTATCGACCAAGGAGTTGCTTCCAGTTCTACCAATAGTCATTGCAAGAGCAAGAACCATCTCTAAAACAGTGAAATCGGTTGTTATCACGGACAATGATCTCTCGATGAGTTATCCTCGATATAAGTTTAATAGCAGTGTGGCAGTCACTGCAAACTCTGAGGTTCTTGGTCACCCTAATGGTCTCTCCTGGTCCAGTGACGAGAAGTTTAAATGCAATGGCGAGTTTCTCACTATGATGAAGTAGTGTGTGCTCCTTTTCTTCATCTTCAACATCAAACATCACCACTTCAGTTGTTGGTTCATAACCCATGGTTTTCATTTCCAAGCCTAATTCATCGAGCTTTTTATAAATCTGATCTGAAAGGGGATGCGACTTGTCTCCCGCACGGAACTCATGGACCTTACCATCAAACTCAACCCAGCTGTATGCAGGAATCTTTTCAACCCCTTTCACCTTCATGTCCAATCTAATCTTCGCAGCGTCCTCCCATCTCCCTCTGTTAGAGTATATGTTGGACAGCATGACATAGTTCCCAGAATTCCAGGGCTCTAGCTGGATGAGCTGCTTCAATACATATTCAGCGAGCTCTGTATTTCGGTGAATTTTGCAGCCACCAAGAAGTGCACCCCATACGACAGCATTTGCTTGCATTGGCATGTCATCAATAAGCTGGCGAGCCTCCTGCAGCAAACCAGTGCGACTGAGAAGATCGACCATACAACCGTAATGCTCAATCCTAGGGCTGATGTGGTATAACCTAGTCATGTTATGGAAATACCGCCGCCCATCTTGAACTAGACCAGTGTGTGTACAGCTGCAGAGCAAGCCAATGAAAGTACTGTCATTCAATTTCACACCGGACTTCTCCATCTGACCAACAAGAGCAAATGCAATTTTTTCATGGCCAGTCATGCCAAGCCCTAATATCATGGCATTCCAAACAATAATGTCCTTCTTCCTCATTTGCTGGAACAATGCCCATGCCTCGGCTGTGCTCCCACACTTGGCATATATATCAATCAAGGCAGTCCCCAGCACTGGATTGTCAAGGAACTCGTTCCAGTCTACCATCTTGATCGTCTGCCGTCCCAGGTGCAACGCCCCTAACCTTGTGCACGCGGATAGTGCTCCAGCTATTGTGTAGCAATCTGGCCTCACTCCCTGTGCTTGCATTGCAAGGAAGAGATCTAGAGCTTCTCGCGGATGGCCATTGGAAGCATATCCCCCAACCATGGTGCTCCAGGCCACTGCATCCTTCTCCTGCATCTTGTCAAACACATCCCTCGCCTTCGCTATCTCCCCGCACTTGATATACAAATCTACCGCTGCAGTGGCCACGAACACGTTCTGCGCGAACCCCGCCTGCTCGGCAGCCCTCCAGGCCGTCTCCCCGGTGACCAAGTCCGCGACGCGAGCGCACGCGGTCAGGACACGCACGGCCGTGAAGCTGTCCGGCCTCATACCGCTCGCGAGAGCGCTCCTCGCGACGCGGACGGCCTCGTCGAGGTCCCCGGCGTCCATGTAGGCGGTGATGAGCGCCGTCCAGGACACGGTGGTGGGGCGCgccatttcgtcgaacaccctccgggcgcggcgcgggaggccGCATCGCGCGTAGAGGCTGAGGAGGGAGGTGAGCACGTGCGGGGTGGCGTGGGAGGGGAGCTTGAGGGAGCGCGCGTGCAGCTGTTCGCCGgcgtggaggtggagggggcCCGGGAGGCGGGAGGCCGCGTTGAGGGCGAGCGGGAAGGTGAGGCGATGGGAGGGAGGCGGGAGGTGGGTGTGGAGGCGGAGCGCGTGGAGgtgcagggaggaggaggagagggcgcggaggaggagcggggAGAGACCGGCGAGGAGGTCGAGGCGAAGGAGGCGCGCGTGGAGGAGCTTGACGgtgagaggagggaggcggttGCCGGAgttggcgccggcgaggagcagcCGCCCGATGGCATCGGCCGACATAAAGAACCCGATCCCAGCGAGAAAATAGACATTGTGACACGTTTAAGTTTAAACAGCCGTTTCGTTAGAATGCCACGTtaaaaattcgtttttttaaaatgccATATTGAGGGAGTGCTTTAGcccctttattattttttttggttttttgagttttttaaattttttggctTATCAGTCACatgatatgataaaaatatcccTAGTTCCAGTTGAATGAAACATGTTGGTCGTCATCTCAGCCgacgtcttcttcctcctagGACAACGACTGAGCACGGGGGCACAGGGGCGGCACGACACCTGGGGACACGTTTCATTCAACTAGAACCAAGGGCATTTTCGTCACATCACCCGGCTGATAAgccaaaatatttgaaaaactcaaaaactgaaaaaatggCAAAGTGGCTGGAAGCACTCACTCAGTACGACATTTTAAAGAAACGTGTTTTCGGAATAGCATTATAACGAAACCACTATTTAAATATGGCACAATATCCATTTTTTCGATCCAAGCAGTCGACCAAGCAACATACACAGAGTATCTCGAAAGAGAAcgctaatattttactttccaaaaaattatacaaagtttatctaaaaatattaaacataaaaattacacacttCAGAaacagaaatttaaaaatgaataacttgtattagaaaCACATACTTTTGCCGTATATTTAGGATAcaaattgaattaattttagcCATGTATAAATATTAGGAATAAACTTAGTAACATGtttgagatatattttctaatttaattcctaaaattaagttattaACATCAATTTTAGATATCTCTCGCTCTAATGGGGCTTCGTTTTGGCTAATTGCCGAgctaatctctctctctctctcttttttctaggTAAGCACGGCACGCTCGCTAAACTGGCGACGGCAAGCTCAATTTTCTGATTGGCTTCATTTTGTTGTACAAGTATGAACTGGAATCGATGGGGACAAGGCTGCTGGGCACAAGTTATTTGGACATTCTGAGCGGAAGcaattttttagcacacgggtgtatgtaCACCTGTTGCATGTATGccatataaatagttataaaaaaatatgaaaaaatttaacaagatagtttaatatgagttatatcactctaccaacatgcaagtttaaattcaacttctacaagttgtaacaaaaataacaaaaacaattatgaataagCGTAtatttagtttcagtttttttttgctacaacttgtagaagttaaatttaaacttgcatatttgtggagtgatataaatcatattaatctattttgtcaaattttttcatatttttatgactatttatatggtatgcaagcacacgggtgtaggtacacccatgtgctaaaaactgtttccccaTTCTCAGCCAAGTGCACCGTTGGATAACCTACTTGTTTCAGACGAGTGCTATACTGTtaacgctgaaaataacaacggtcacacacgtaggtctgtgaatcaatcttagaccattctagtgcaggacctaattcttagaaataccgGACGTGTCAATCAGTTTGATCATATAACTGACAAGACAtagcatggaaaacagttaaccccgaaatcgctatcggctagatagccgataccgatccaggaccctagccgatagactagacgattggctttacaggaatttcgtgataacagttataaatatgtcttaATCGGCTAAGTCATAAGTAGGACAAATACTAGATAAGCCAACCAgcaaattaatcttaaaagatcggactcgACCGAGACAGTATTAAGATTAACCGGCCGATTGGACCGCTCCAACATTTATCATCCGCTAAATTGTTAGCTGACATAAGACTAAACATAGAATTTGTACAGTAAACTGgaatgctatactaattattCGTGTAAAACAATAACACTCGGCAGCATGCGTGCCCAAtccagacctagaagatcgaactcaatcgagacagtacagatctaaacaTGACTACGTATAAcatcagataaatattatagcataCGAATAATGCGATAGCAAATCAGCGTAAACCACCAACCGATCTACTAAACTCAGCCGATCAGACATAtttctatagataaattacaTCGAATATACATCgatcagacctaaccaagGCAGTATGCAGTTTAACATAATACAACGCTAGAAACGTGAGGATCGACAAGTTTAACCAACCAATCGACAGACTACTTAAGATAATACTGGCTAAAACCCCAGCAATAAACCCTCGCAAGCCCCCATCCCAATCTAATGGCATGAACTTAGCAAGCCCGATTaatcggactgaaccgagacagaatcaggcCAACTAAACTCTTGCAACTAGATCGAACATAGGAACTTATGAGgatttgatcgagaactaccacTACCTTAAGCTAGAACAGATTAAAATAATAGCATAACTCAGCCCGTCGATCAACCAAGCAGAAGATTGGATttaatcgagacagttctgtcttAGTCGATCGATGGGTTTTGACAAActtgaacttacattgcgaagctgacaaaccccgcgccgaaagctcaagcaagtcgaagatttaaggcgatgcgccaaattGAATTGATCTGGAGATATCTTACAAGGACCCCAGGCACTCCTATTTACAGCCCTGGAAAataactaaccggataagaattCGCTACCAACTAACTTTATAttattcggactctaattacaTAACAGAACTCTAAAcaaactttgagataactcctaattaatttacacggactcacgGTTAAACACCGAACATATCTCTAGGttttgggcccaatcggactcctaTCCTCGTCCGATTTGGACACTATCGGTTGCAATCCTTTTGCATTCAGTCTCCTATCCCCAGCCGATTCGAGCCTTCTTATCTAATTCGGTCTTCAACCATGTTTTAATCCATAACGTccaatttgccaaaatcttgCGTTAACATATACATACAGGGGGTGATTGTCTGGGTGTTTcatagaaaaaccaaacgatatattcgtaaatgaaaaataatttttaaataaaaattttatatatgtattcttagggAACTAAAAtccaaggctagaaaataaacttcggtgaaaaaactctaaaatcaacgcTAGATTTATGGttgaaagttcaaattttgatttataaatataaacataaaaaaaagatgagggtgacacatgaaataaattatagaaaagaAGTTGCATAAGATATACAGAGGAAGTATATCCCCATCATCTATCTACTCATTAATTACTAGTAGAAGATAGTATACAAAACACATTGCCTTTTGTTTGCTCTCACTTCATTGGTCTCTTTCTTTCCCCCTCCCTCTTAGAGCTTGTATGCCTTTTGCTGAGGAGCAGCTTTTTCTCTCACCTTCGATTTTTCGTCCACATTATCATGTGAGCAGTACTTCTCTTTAAGTACTTTCTGTTTGCTGAATATAGTAGGCTCCATTCATCCTGTTCTCTAGTTCCTCGATCCTTTTCAGACCACAAAATAATACAGTATTCATAGCAGAATATTTGGAATGGATTTTGGTCTGATAGAAGTGCTTCCAACTTTACATTATTGTTACCGGTCCACTACCTGgcaaaccaaaaataaatactctcCGTTTCAGGTTATAAGATCTACtagccttgcctagattcatgtgtgctaataaatctagatataaacatatacattgagtcatggatgaatttaggtaaaattagaaagtcttataacctGAAATAAAGGGAGTacacagtattttttttagataatgtagTTCATGAGAAAGGCTATATATCACATTCTCTGCATTACAGATTGGATGGCTCGTAACATGAATATTACAGGATCACCCTGTTTCAGTGTTTTCTTGAGGGAATGATAACCACTGTTCTAGGACAATACTAAGAAAGACATGATCTAAAACATGTTTCTTAGGAATATACAAAATATGTTCAAATACATGAGGTGGAAAATTTATGTGACAAAAAAATGTGAAGAAGAAAGTCAGCAAAAAGAATGTAATCAAGAGAAGATAGTAAGTTTGATCTAACGGGTCATCTGTACATCACCATGTGTAAAGATCTAATTCCTCGCCATGGAGTTTTTAATGTCGTTGTTTAAGTAACGATAACCACAGAGGAGATTCCATCTGCAAATCCTTTGATAGCCACAATTGTTGAAGATGCTCCAACTTCTCGGTCTGCCTTAAAGCAGGGCAGTCAGATACATACAAAGTTCTAACTTGAGGAAGATTTGACAAGCTTTCCAAACCTTCACACTTGTTGAGTAAAAGGGAATCAGAAAGGGAAGTAAGGTCTTCAACCACCTTCAAAACATGAGCCCCTTCTATGTGGAGGCATTTCAAGCTAGTAGCCTGTTCTAGCTGCAGAGGAAGAGCTCTAAGCTTTGGACAGTCTCCAAGTTCCAATTTCTGCAAAAGAGGCATCACTTGCAGAGGCATTCTGTTGTTTTCAGTACAACTCATTCCATCTGAAGCTTCTATTTCTTCAGTGAATGACCACTCCTCCCAATTGGGCATATTTGATATGACTAACCATTCAAGCCTAGGAAAGGCTATTGCCTCCAAGAACCAGGGATTAGCTGTCTTGTCATAAAGAAGTTCAGGTCCAATCTTTGCTACAGAAGATGCCCCCATGATCTTTAGACACTTCAAGTTAGGCAACTGACCAACCGCTGGAAGATGTGCCCAAGATGTGCAATCTATGAGTCGCAGGATTTTTAGCGAAGATAAATTGGCACCGATCCAAGTTGGATACCTTTGACCAAAGGATCCAGCAATACTAAGATCTTCTAGGTTGCATGGAGGGTTTAGTTCCTCAAAAACATTCTCAACATTGTTAATATCCTCCTCAGTATATGactcttttgtgtgtgtagtgCAGCGTAGATTTAAGAATTTGAGGTGTTTCATGTCTAGTAGCAATGATGATGTACCACAAGGAATGGCATTTTCCAGTTTTATCATGTCAAGTCTCTTCATTTTCAAAAGATGACCTAGCTCTTCCAAGTTCCACCCATCTTGCATTCTAGCGCTAACAAAGCTATGACCAACAGGGAATCCTTGTAGATCATTAAGCAATGACAACCTACTTATTCCTGTTGGCACCTGATTTATCGGTGTATCATCAAGACCAAGGCGTCTTAAATTGCACAGCTTGATAATTGCCATTGGAAGACTATGCAATGCATAGCACCTTTGCAGGTTCAATATTTGAAGGTTTATGAGAGAACCGATGGACTCTGGAAGACAAGATATATCAGTAGCATCAAGATCAAGCAAACGTAGATGGATCAAGCTGCTGATGCTATCTGGAATTCTTTGTACAAGTGAGCCAGTCAAGTCCAAAACTCGAAGATGTGGAAATCTCATGTAAACAACACTATCTATTTTTGGTGACATGCAAAAATGCAAAGTCCTTACTTTGTAGTGACCTTCAACCATGCTAGATACGATATCCGTTTTGTTGACAACGGAAATGCGTCTCAGTTTGGACCAAGTAGTAGTCTCTAAAGGTAGTTGATCAAAATAACACTCTTCTCTTGATAAATGTTGAGCAAGACACCTCAAGAGATCATGCATCTTGCACCTGTAGTGATCGAAATAAAAAGGATCTGGTTCAAGAAGGTTCCTATAAATCAACTCATGGTAGTACTCTTCTGCTGTATCTTCCAGTAACTCGCCTTCTTGCTCTTCGACAAAGCCTTCAGCAACCCAAAACCGCACAAGATCAGCACGATGCATCATCAGACCTTCCACATATAGAGCACAATAAAGGAAACACTGCTTTAGATTGTGCGGTAGATCATCATAACTCAAGTACAAGGCACCTCTAAGTTCAGCTGGAAGCTTGCTCATAGACCATGCACTGCTTCCTAGAACTTTTTCCCATGCGTTCTCAATTTTCTCCTTGGTTGCTAGAACACTAGCAATAACCTTGATCGCAAGTGGAAGACCACCACATTTTTTGACAATCTTGATTCCCATGGATTTCAGGGTTTCCacttctttctcttcttttatgTTCATACTCTTCCAAAGTAGCTCCCATCCAACATCTGTTGACATCATGTCAACCCGATGGAGATGGTCTGCTCCGATTTTCCCCGCAACTAATTCATCTCGAGTTGTCACTAAAATTGTTGTTTTAGCAGCAGAATGAAATGGAGTTCTTACCACATTTAACCATACCTCTGACTGCCATACATCATccaatacaataaaaaagcTTTCATCTTTAACGGCAGAAGCAAGCTTGCTTTGGAGCTCTCCAACAGTTTCACCTTGCCTTTCATGTACTCCTATATTTCGAAGCAATTCTTTCAAAAGATTAACTTCAGAATAATCTTGAGAAACACACAACCATGCCTGTTTGCTAAAATTGCCCTTTACTCTTCGATCGTTGTACATGCTTTGCGCTAGTGTTGTCTTTCCAACTCCACCTGTTCCAACTATTGCAAGCTTGTATGCCTTATCTTCCTTGTGTGCAAGTACTAGTTCCACCAATCTTGAAGTAGCATATTTAATCTCCTTCCCCACAAGGTTGGGTTCAACAAGATGGGATGTATGTCTCTTACTTGCTGCAACAACTCTGTATGTAGCCTTTACATTCTCCAGTGTTAAAAATGTCCTATCAATTGATATCTTCTGAAGTTTATGGTTTACCCTTCTAATACGGAGCGCAATCTTGCGACGAGTCTGAACATTGTGAATGCAAGACAAAACTGAATGATCACAGCAAAAGATAGATTTTATTTGCAGTCGAGAAGGTAAAGGTTGATTCGCTAGAAGCTTACTGCCTTCAAATTTGGCCATGTCAATAATATCATCCGCATCATAGATAGCATCTTTCAGCTCACCAAGCCAATTGTTGATAGCCTGTTCTTCTATCTTCCTCTGTTCTGCATCATGAAGAAAACACTGTATTTGTTTCATCCTCCTATGCAGTTCTTCAAGTTCTTCATCAACTCCTAGAATCGATATTGCCTCTTCCATAACAATGTCGTGTACCTTCTTTATGCAA is part of the Oryza brachyantha chromosome 11, ObraRS2, whole genome shotgun sequence genome and encodes:
- the LOC102707904 gene encoding putative pentatricopeptide repeat-containing protein At3g08820; the protein is MSADAIGRLLLAGANSGNRLPPLTVKLLHARLLRLDLLAGLSPLLLRALSSSSLHLHALRLHTHLPPPSHRLTFPLALNAASRLPGPLHLHAGEQLHARSLKLPSHATPHVLTSLLSLYARCGLPRRARRVFDEMARPTTVSWTALITAYMDAGDLDEAVRVARSALASGMRPDSFTAVRVLTACARVADLVTGETAWRAAEQAGFAQNVFVATAAVDLYIKCGEIAKARDVFDKMQEKDAVAWSTMVGGYASNGHPREALDLFLAMQAQGVRPDCYTIAGALSACTRLGALHLGRQTIKMVDWNEFLDNPVLGTALIDIYAKCGSTAEAWALFQQMRKKDIIVWNAMILGLGMTGHEKIAFALVGQMEKSGVKLNDSTFIGLLCSCTHTGLVQDGRRYFHNMTRLYHISPRIEHYGCMVDLLSRTGLLQEARQLIDDMPMQANAVVWGALLGGCKIHRNTELAEYVLKQLIQLEPWNSGNYVMLSNIYSNRGRWEDAAKIRLDMKVKGVEKIPAYSWVEFDGKVHEFRAGDKSHPLSDQIYKKLDELGLEMKTMGYEPTTEVVMFDVEDEEKEHTLLHHSEKLAIAFKLLVTGPGETIRVTKNLRVCSDCHTAIKLISRITHREIIVRDNNRFHCFRDGSCSCNDYW
- the LOC102708187 gene encoding putative disease resistance protein RGA4; protein product: MATILDSFVGFCIKKVHDIVMEEAISILGVDEELEELHRRMKQIQCFLHDAEQRKIEEQAINNWLGELKDAIYDADDIIDMAKFEGSKLLANQPLPSRLQIKSIFCCDHSVLSCIHNVQTRRKIALRIRRVNHKLQKISIDRTFLTLENVKATYRVVAASKRHTSHLVEPNLVGKEIKYATSRLVELVLAHKEDKAYKLAIVGTGGVGKTTLAQSMYNDRRVKGNFSKQAWLCVSQDYSEVNLLKELLRNIGVHERQGETVGELQSKLASAVKDESFFIVLDDVWQSEVWLNVVRTPFHSAAKTTILVTTRDELVAGKIGADHLHRVDMMSTDVGWELLWKSMNIKEEKEVETLKSMGIKIVKKCGGLPLAIKVIASVLATKEKIENAWEKVLGSSAWSMSKLPAELRGALYLSYDDLPHNLKQCFLYCALYVEGLMMHRADLVRFWVAEGFVEEQEGELLEDTAEEYYHELIYRNLLEPDPFYFDHYRCKMHDLLRCLAQHLSREECYFDQLPLETTTWSKLRRISVVNKTDIVSSMVEGHYKVRTLHFCMSPKIDSVVYMRFPHLRVLDLTGSLVQRIPDSISSLIHLRLLDLDATDISCLPESIGSLINLQILNLQRCYALHSLPMAIIKLCNLRRLGLDDTPINQVPTGISRLSLLNDLQGFPVGHSFVSARMQDGWNLEELGHLLKMKRLDMIKLENAIPCGTSSLLLDMKHLKFLNLRCTTHTKESYTEEDINNVENVFEELNPPCNLEDLSIAGSFGQRYPTWIGANLSSLKILRLIDCTSWAHLPAVGQLPNLKCLKIMGASSVAKIGPELLYDKTANPWFLEAIAFPRLEWLVISNMPNWEEWSFTEEIEASDGMSCTENNRMPLQVMPLLQKLELGDCPKLRALPLQLEQATSLKCLHIEGAHVLKVVEDLTSLSDSLLLNKCEGLESLSNLPQVRTLYVSDCPALRQTEKLEHLQQLWLSKDLQMESPLWLSLLKQRH